The Miltoncostaea marina DNA window CAGGCGGCGATCGCCTCGGTGCAGCGCCGCGCCGCCGTGCTGGGCGTGCTGGCCGGATCGGCGTCGGAGGCCCTCGCGGTGCTGAAGGCGCCGCTGCGCTACGTCGGACGGTGAGCGGGGCTGACGGCCGCCTGGCGGTCGTCGACGTCGGCTCCAACTCCGTGCGCCTGCTGCTGTGCGAGCGCATCGGCCCGGCGGGCCCCGAGGGGGAGCGGCTCGCCACCGTCACGGGGCTCCGGCGGGGCGCCGCGGACGACGGCGCGATCGCCGAGGACGCCCTCGCGCGCCTCGACGCCTGCCTCGCCGGCTACGCCGGGCGCATCGCGGCCTTCGCCCCGGCCCGGGTGGTCGCCGTGGGCACGAGCGCGGTGCGCGACGCGCCGAACGCCGGCCGGGTCGACGCCGTCGTGCGGGCGCGCCTGGGCACCGGCCTCACCGTGCTGAGCGGGGAGCGGGAGGCCGCGGCGGCCTTCGCGGGCGCGCGCCTCGGCGCGCCGGGCGACGGGGCCGTGATGGTGGTCGACATCGGCGGCGGCTCCACCGAGCTGGTGCGCGGGGGGTCCGGCCCGGAGGGCGCGGTGAGCCTGCAGCTCGGCGCCGTGCGCCAGACCGAGCGCCACCTGCGCTCCGATCCCCCGGCGCCCGCCGAGGTGGCCGCCCTGCGCGTCGACGCCGCCGCGCTCCTGGCCGGCGGGCTCGAGGCGATCGGCGGCCCCGCGCCCGCGGTCGGCGTGGCCGGCACGATCACGAGCCTGGCGGCGATCGACCTCGGCGAGTACCGGCCGGAGCGGGTCCACGGCCACCGGCTCACCCGCGAGCGCGCGGAGGCGCTCACCGCGTCGCTGTGCCGGGCGACGGTCGCGGAGCGCCGCCGGCTGCCGGGCCTCGACCCGGCCCGCGCCGGCGTCATCGCCGGGGGCGCGCTGATCGCCTGCGCGGTGCTCGAGGCCGCCGGCCTCGACGCCATGACGGTCAGCGAGCGCGACCTGCTGGACGGCGTGGCGATGGCGGCGTCCCGCCCGGGCGGCGGGTACCCGATGTGACGATCGTTGCGTACAATCGGGCGCCATGAGCACGACGCGCACGCCGACCGGCGGGGACGTGATGGAGGGGCGCCGCACGATCATGGCCTCGGGCGCCAACATGCGGCACGTCCGGCACGCCGAGATCCTGGCCAGGTGGCCGATCCTGCCGGAGGGCTGGGCGAAGGCGATCGAGGACACCCGCCTGTCGTCCGTGGACCGCACGCCGGGCACCGCGAGCTTCGGCCGCTGAGCCGGCCGGCCGCCGTCGCGGCCTGGGATAGCCTGGACGCGGCCGGAGTGGCGGAACTGGCAGACGCGGGGGACTTAAACTCCTCTGCCCTCGGGCGTCCGGGTTCGAGTCCCGGCTCCGGCATCCGGGCGGCGGGGGCGCGGTGAGCGAGGCGGGCTCGTGGGGCTTCGCGGAGGGCGACGAGATCGCGCCCGGCCGCCACGCCGTGCGCCTGCTGGGCGGGGGGACGCGGTTCGAGGCCTACCTCGCCTGGGACGACGCGCTGCTGGCGATGGTCGTGGTGAAGGTGCTGCGCCCCGGGCATGCCGCCCGGCCGGACGCGCTCGAGGGGCTCGCCGCGGAGGTGGAGGCCCTGCGCCGGCTGCAGCACCCGGCGATCGTGCGCTCGTTCGGGCACGCCCTGGTCGGCCGGCGCCCGCACGTTGTGCTCGAGTTCCTCGACGGGCCGCGCCTGTCGACGCTGCTGCGCCGTCACGGCATGGCGATCGAGCAGGCGCTGTCGCTGGGGCTGCAGCTGTGCTCGGCCGTCCACTACATGGGCCGCGCCGGGGTGGTGCACCTCGACATCAAGCCGAGCAACGTGATCATGGGCGCGCCGCCGCGGCTCATCGACCTGAGCGTGGCGCGCACGCTCGACGCCCTCGCCGGGATCCCGGCCGGGGTCGGCACCGACGCCTACATGGCGCCCGAGCAGGCCGACCCGGCGCGCCTGGGCGAGATCGGGCCGGCCAGCGACGTCTGGGGGCTCGGCGCGACCCTCTACGAGGCGCTCTGCGGGCGCCGCGCCGTCCCGCGCCCGCGGGCGGGCGGGCCGCGCCACCCGCAGCTCAGCGTCGCGCCCGAGCCGATCCCCGCCCGCGCCGGCGTGCCGCCGGCGGTTGCCGCGGCGGTGATGGCCTGCATGAGCCCGTCGCCGGCCGATCGCCCGTCCGCGGCCGAGGTCGCGGCCGTGCTGGAGCCCGCCGTGGCCGCGCTGCCCAAGCCGCGCCTCGGGCGCTTCCGGCCCGGCGTGCGGCGCGGGTGAGCGCGCGCTCGTCCGCGCCGCACATGGCGCTGGTCCGTCCGGGGTACGGTGGCTCCACGGCGCACGACGGGGAGGACGTGATGCTGGGACGGACGGCGGTGGCCGGGCTGGGCGCTGCGGTGCTGCTCGGCGCGGGCGGGGCGGGGGCGATGGCGTTCGACGACGCACGTGACGGCCCGATCCCGGCCGACATGCGAAAGCCGGAGGACGACGTCGGCGTCGAGCTGGTCGACGACGACGAGGGCGACGGCGACGGCGACGGCGCCAGGGACGAGATGCAGACCGGCACGGGCACCGGCACGGGCGACGCGGCCACGAGCACGGGCAGCCCGGACACGGCCACGAACTCGGCGACGGAGTCGCGGGCCGGCACGGGCACCGGCAGCCCGGACACCGCCACGAACACCGGCACGACCTCCGGCGGCCGGGCCGCCGCCGGCGGCGTGCGGGTGTCGGCGGGCCAGCTGCTGATCAACCAGCGCATCTCGCAGGCGGCGCTGCGCCGCCTGGCGGTGGTCGAGGCACTGCGGGCGAACCGCCCGCCGCCGCGGGCCCGCGACCGCTCGGACGACGGGCGCCGGGTGACCGTCTCGGCGGCGCAGCTGCGCATCAACCAGCGCATCGCGCAGGCCGCCGTGCGGCGGGCGAACGCGCTCGCGGGGCGTCCGACCCCGCCGCGGGCGTCGTCGGGGCGCATCACGCTCTCGGCGCGCCAGCTGCTGATCAACCAGCGCATCTCGCAGGCGGCCGTGCGGCGCGCCAACGCGCTGCTGGCGGGCGAGCGGCGCTAGCGGAAGGCCGGCGACGGGGCCCCGGCGCGCCGGGGCCCCGGTCGGCTACCGGGTCGGGTCGACCGGCTTCGTCCGCTCGGTGTCCTGGTTGCCGCCCACGTCGGCGCGGGTCTCCAGGTCGGCGTCGGGCTGGCCCGCGGCCGCGGGGTCGTCCTTCGTCGCCCGCATCGTCTGGCGGGTCTCGGGGGTCGGGCCCTGCGTGGTGTCGCGCACGTCGTCGTCGCCGGCCGTCTCGCCGATGGCGCTGTCCCCCTCGGCGAAGTCCCTGCCCTCGACGTGCCCGGCCGGGTGCCGGGTCTCGGGCGTCGGCCCTCGGGAGAGGTCCTCGCCGGACAGGTCCTCGCGCGGGGCGCCGGTCGCCGGGTCGATGTTGTCGTTGTCCATCGGATTCCTCGAATCCTCGGGTGGCAGTGGGCCGCACCTACCCGCACCCGGCCGGCGCGATGCATCGCCCGGGCGCCCGTCGACGCCCTCAGCCCGGCGAGGGCGTGCCCGAGGCGCGCATGCGCGCGATGGCGCGCTCGATGAGGGCGTCGGCCTCGTCCTCGCCGACGCCCGTCGCGGCGGCGACCTCGGAGAGGGTCCGGCGCCGCCCCGGCCGCCCGGCCGCGAGCAGGTCGACGCCGAGCCGCGCCTCCACCGCGGCGCGCTCGGCGGCGGGCAGCAGGCCCAGCCGGTCGCGCTGCAGCGCCAGCTCGGCGACGTTGGAGCAGCCGGTCGCGAGGTGCACGGCGTCCTCCAGCACCGTGACGCGCGCGTGGTCGTCCGCCGAGACGACCGGCGGCGGCGTCTCGGCGGGCGGCGTCTCGGGGGTGGGCCCCGGGTCGGGCGGGCGGGGCGCCGGGGGCGGCTCGGTGCCCGGCGGGCGCTCGGTCACCGGTGCCCCCGCGGCGGGGCGGTGTGGGTCGTGCACGTCGGCCTCCTGGTCGCGTCGACCCCCCGGTACCCCGCGGCGGCGCCGCGCGCACCGGGCGGGTACGATCGCGCGGTGACCGCGGGAGGCCGACGCTGAGCGACCCCAGGATCGCGTCGCTCGCGCACCTGGCGGTGCGGGTGGGCGCCAACGTGCAGCCGGGGCAGGTCGTCTCGGTGAGCGCGCGCCCCGGCCAGGAGGCGCTCGCCCGCGCGATCGCCGACGCCGCCTACCGCGAGGGCGCCCGCTTCGTCGACCTCGCCTGGTTCGACCCGTGGGTCAAGCTCGCCCGCCTGCGCCACGCGCCCGGCGACACGCTGGACTTCGTGCCGCCCTGGTACGGGCAGCGGGCCGTCGGCCTGGGGGAGGCCGGGGCCGCGACGATCGCGCTGGCCGGGCCCACGACCCCCGGCCTCTACGACGACGTCGACCCCGCGCGCGCCGGGCGCGACCGGCTGCCGTCGGTGCGCGAGGGCATCGAGGTGATCATGGCCGCGAAGGTCAACTGGACCGTCGTGCCCTGCCCCAACCCGGAGTGGGCGCGCCTGGTCTTCCCCGGCCTGGAGCCCGGCGCGGCGCTCGAGCGCCTGTGGGAGCAGGTGGCGCACGTCTGCCGGCTCGACGAGCCCGACCCCGCCGCGGCCTGGCGCGCGCGGTCGGCCGAGCTGGAGGCCTCGGCCGCGCGGCTGGACGCGCGCCGGCTGTCGGCCCTGCGCTTCACCGGCCCGGGGACCGACCTCACCGTGGGCCTGCTCCCCGGCTCGCGCTGGGTGGGCGGGGGGGACCGCCGCCGCGACGGGCTGGCGCACCTGCCCAACATCCCCACCGAGGAGGTCTTCACGACGCCCGACCCGGAGCGCACCGAGGGGGTCGTGACCGCCACCCGGCCGCTCGACCTGGGCGGCACGATCGTGGAGGGCCTGCGGGTGCGCTTCAGCGGCGGGCGCGCGGTGGAGATCACGGCCGACGCCGGCGCGGAGGCGCTGCGGGCGCGGGTCGCGGTCGACGAGGGCGGCTCGCGCCTGGGCGAGGTCGCGCTCGTGGACGGCAGCGGGCGGATCGGCCCGCTCGGCACCGTCTTCTACGACACCCTGCTGGACGAGAACGCCACGAGCCACATCGCGCTCGGCGCCGGCTACCCGAAGGGCGCCTCGGACGAGGGCGCGCCGCGGATCAACGACAGCCGCATCCACATCGACTTCATGATCGGCGGGCCGCAGGTCA harbors:
- a CDS encoding serine/threonine-protein kinase, with the protein product MSEAGSWGFAEGDEIAPGRHAVRLLGGGTRFEAYLAWDDALLAMVVVKVLRPGHAARPDALEGLAAEVEALRRLQHPAIVRSFGHALVGRRPHVVLEFLDGPRLSTLLRRHGMAIEQALSLGLQLCSAVHYMGRAGVVHLDIKPSNVIMGAPPRLIDLSVARTLDALAGIPAGVGTDAYMAPEQADPARLGEIGPASDVWGLGATLYEALCGRRAVPRPRAGGPRHPQLSVAPEPIPARAGVPPAVAAAVMACMSPSPADRPSAAEVAAVLEPAVAALPKPRLGRFRPGVRRG
- a CDS encoding aminopeptidase → MASLAHLAVRVGANVQPGQVVSVSARPGQEALARAIADAAYREGARFVDLAWFDPWVKLARLRHAPGDTLDFVPPWYGQRAVGLGEAGAATIALAGPTTPGLYDDVDPARAGRDRLPSVREGIEVIMAAKVNWTVVPCPNPEWARLVFPGLEPGAALERLWEQVAHVCRLDEPDPAAAWRARSAELEASAARLDARRLSALRFTGPGTDLTVGLLPGSRWVGGGDRRRDGLAHLPNIPTEEVFTTPDPERTEGVVTATRPLDLGGTIVEGLRVRFSGGRAVEITADAGAEALRARVAVDEGGSRLGEVALVDGSGRIGPLGTVFYDTLLDENATSHIALGAGYPKGASDEGAPRINDSRIHIDFMIGGPQVTVLGVGPDGREAPVLEGGAWR